One Lysinibacillus sp. OF-1 DNA segment encodes these proteins:
- the rpsJ gene encoding 30S ribosomal protein S10 gives MAKQKIRIRLKAYDHRILDQSAEKIVETAKRSGASVSGPIPLPTEKSVYTILRAVHKYKDSREQFEMRTHKRLIDIVNPTPQTVDALMKLDLPSGVDIEIKL, from the coding sequence ATGGCAAAACAAAAGATTCGTATTCGTTTAAAAGCGTATGATCACCGTATTTTAGATCAGTCTGCTGAGAAAATTGTGGAAACTGCAAAACGTTCAGGTGCAAGTGTATCAGGTCCGATTCCACTTCCAACTGAGAAGTCTGTGTACACAATTCTTCGTGCGGTTCACAAGTACAAAGATTCTCGTGAACAATTCGAGATGCGTACGCATAAACGTCTGATCGATATCGTTAACCCAACACCACAAACTGTTGATGCGTTAATGAAACTTGATTTACCATCTGGCGTTGATATCGAAATCAAACTTTAA
- the rplC gene encoding 50S ribosomal protein L3 yields MAKGILGRKIGMTQVFAENGDLIPVTVIEAAPNVVLQKKTVETDGYEAIQVGFEDKRVKLSNKPEQGHVAKANTAPKRFIREFRNVNVGEYEVGQEVKVEIFAEGDVIDVTGVTKGKGFQGVIKRHGQSRGPMAHGSRYHRRPGSMGPVAPNRVFKQKKLPGQMGGNVVTIQNLEIVKVDADRNLLLVKGNVPGSKKALVTVKTAIKAK; encoded by the coding sequence ATGGCTAAAGGAATCTTAGGTAGAAAAATTGGTATGACACAAGTTTTCGCTGAAAACGGAGATTTAATCCCGGTAACAGTTATCGAAGCTGCGCCAAACGTAGTTCTTCAAAAGAAAACTGTTGAAACAGACGGCTACGAAGCAATTCAAGTTGGTTTCGAAGACAAGCGCGTTAAGCTTTCTAACAAACCTGAACAAGGTCACGTAGCAAAAGCGAACACTGCTCCTAAGCGCTTCATTCGTGAATTCCGCAACGTGAACGTTGGAGAATACGAAGTTGGTCAAGAAGTCAAAGTAGAAATTTTCGCAGAAGGCGATGTAATTGATGTAACAGGTGTTACTAAAGGTAAAGGTTTCCAAGGTGTTATTAAACGCCACGGACAATCTCGTGGTCCTATGGCCCACGGTTCTCGTTACCACCGTCGTCCTGGTTCAATGGGTCCAGTTGCTCCGAACCGCGTATTTAAACAAAAGAAATTACCTGGTCAAATGGGTGGCAATGTAGTTACAATCCAAAACTTAGAAATCGTGAAAGTTGATGCTGATCGTAACTTACTACTTGTTAAAGGTAATGTTCCTGGTTCTAAAAAAGCTCTAGTTACAGTAAAAACTGCAATTAAAGCTAAGTAA
- a CDS encoding Na+/H+ antiporter family protein — MNAVIAAVAVMLILSLLRINVVLSLVLGAFVGGLTSGMGIEATVQSFTEGLGAGATIALSYGLLGGFAIAIAKTGIPKLMIAGMLKILNGESNRKGLVKVLIFFLIFVMSILSQNVIPIHIAFIPLLIPPILKILNMLEVDRRIIAVLIAVGLIGTYSFVPAGFGAIFQDIVATQVSEAGMAVSSRDVPVAMAIPVLGMLIGLLVAFVVYRKPRHYKHNEVETESLNVNVSKFVMFSTALALVASLCAQVLTDSMIVGSFTGIMLMYFTGALKWKEADDILSEGMKMMAFIGFVMIAANGFAAVINATGDVDSLITSSIAVLKGNRSLAVFIMLVIGLVVTMGIGSSFATVPIIATLFVPLAQGLGLSPLAILCLIGTAGALGDAGSPASDSTLGPTAGLNVDGQHHHIWDTCVPTFVFINIPLILFGWMACVFFL, encoded by the coding sequence ATGAATGCAGTAATTGCGGCGGTAGCCGTTATGTTGATATTAAGCTTGCTTCGCATCAATGTCGTTCTTTCCTTAGTACTAGGAGCTTTTGTAGGTGGTCTTACAAGTGGAATGGGCATTGAGGCAACAGTACAATCATTTACAGAAGGGTTAGGCGCAGGGGCCACTATTGCATTGAGTTATGGTCTCCTTGGTGGCTTTGCTATTGCTATTGCCAAAACTGGAATACCAAAATTGATGATTGCAGGGATGTTAAAAATTTTAAATGGCGAAAGTAATAGAAAAGGCTTAGTGAAGGTTTTAATTTTTTTCCTTATTTTCGTGATGTCTATTTTATCTCAAAATGTTATTCCTATTCATATTGCCTTCATTCCATTATTGATTCCTCCTATTTTAAAAATATTAAATATGTTGGAGGTTGATCGACGTATCATTGCGGTCCTAATTGCAGTAGGCTTAATCGGTACTTATAGTTTCGTGCCAGCTGGTTTCGGAGCCATTTTTCAAGATATCGTTGCTACACAAGTGTCAGAGGCTGGAATGGCTGTATCTTCACGTGATGTACCGGTAGCAATGGCGATTCCGGTGCTAGGAATGCTGATTGGGCTGCTTGTCGCCTTTGTTGTATACCGCAAGCCAAGACACTATAAGCACAATGAAGTAGAGACGGAATCTTTAAACGTGAACGTCAGTAAGTTTGTGATGTTTTCTACAGCTCTTGCATTAGTCGCATCACTTTGTGCTCAAGTATTAACAGATTCAATGATTGTCGGTTCGTTTACAGGGATTATGTTGATGTATTTTACAGGTGCACTTAAATGGAAAGAGGCAGATGACATTCTCTCTGAAGGGATGAAGATGATGGCCTTTATTGGCTTTGTCATGATTGCGGCCAATGGCTTCGCAGCCGTTATTAATGCTACTGGGGATGTGGATAGCTTAATTACAAGCTCAATCGCTGTGCTGAAAGGTAATAGAAGTCTCGCTGTCTTTATCATGCTAGTCATTGGATTAGTTGTGACGATGGGTATTGGTTCATCTTTTGCTACAGTACCTATTATTGCTACGTTATTTGTTCCTCTTGCACAAGGGTTGGGATTGAGTCCATTAGCGATTCTTTGTTTAATTGGTACAGCAGGTGCTTTAGGCGATGCAGGCTCTCCAGCTTCAGATTCTACGTTAGGACCAACAGCAGGCTTAAATGTAGATGGACAACATCATCATATTTGGGATACTTGTGTACCGACATTTGTTTTTATTAATATCCCTTTGATCCTGTTTGGTTGGATGGCATGTGTATTCTTTCTATAA